The Mesorhizobium sp. M3A.F.Ca.ET.080.04.2.1 genome contains the following window.
CCAGCATCCTTGCCGCCGCCGAGCAGGCGCGGGCCATGGGCATGACGGTGATCAGCCTCACTGGTGACACCGGCGGCAAGCTGAAGCCGTTGACCGACATCCTGCTCAACGTGCCGTCGACCTCGACGCCGATCATCCAGCAGGGGCACCTTTGCCTCTATCACCATCTGTGCGAAGCGGTGGAAGCGCGTCTCAGCAATGGCTGAGGGTGCCGTCCATCCGCTCGCCGAGCCCGGCCTCTGGATCGAACGAGTCGGAAGCAGCAGCTTTCCAGCCGGCCTTCCGGCGCTCTTTCTCGATCGTGATGGCACGATCAATGTCGATACCGGCTATCCCGACGATCCGGACGACATTGTGCTGCGCGACGAGATCGCGCCTGCCATAGAGGGCGCGAACCGACAGGGCATCCCGGTTATCGTGATCACCAACCAGTCCGGCATCGCGCGGGGCTATTTCGGCTGGGACGTATTCGCGACCGTCAACCGGCGGGTGCTTGGCCTGCTTGCCGAGCGGAATGCCGCCGTCGACATGGTGCTTGCCTGTGCCTATCACGAGGCCGGCTCGGGACCGCTGGCGGTCGCCGACCATCCGATGCGGAAGCCTAACCCCGGGATGCTGGTCGAGGCTGCGCGCCGGCTCGGCATAGATCTGAAGCGTTCGCTGATCGTCGGCGACAAGCCGGCCGACATGGAAGCAGGCCAGCGCGCCGGCCTTGGACGCGGCTGGCTGGTCGACGGCAAGGGTTCGATGATGGGCGGGCTCTCCGTTTCGCCATTATGCGATGCGCATGATCTCGACGGACTGCTCGCCGCGATACGGGCGCTTTGATCGCATAGTGATTCAGGGCCGAGCGCCAAGCCGCTGGTTTTGCGGCGCTTTTGCTGGAAGCTCGGCGCCTCCAGTCAGCCCGGAAAGGCCACCAGCCCTTCGTCCTTGACGCGGCGGATCGTCAGCGCGGTGCGCACCGTGTCGACATTGGGGGCCGAGGCGAGCTCCTCGATGACGAACGTCTGGAAGGTGCCGAGATCGCTGGCCACGCAGTGCAGCAGGAAGTCGGATTCGCCTGACACCATCCAGGCATCGCGCACGATCGGCCAGCCGCGCGTGCGCTCGGCAAACGTCTTCAACTCGGCATCGGCCTGATGATGCAGACCGATCAGGCAGAAGGCAACGACATCCATGCCAAGTGCCGGGGCGTTGAGGAGCGCGCGATAGCCGCGGATGATGCCGGCCTCTTCCAGGCGCCGGACGCGGCGCAAGCAAGGCGGCGCCGAGATGCCGACCCGGTTCGACAGCTCGACATTGGTCATACGGCCGTCATTCTGCAGCTCGCGCAGGATTTTCCAGTCGATGGCATCGAGATCGGCTTTGAGCGGCATGGTCGACTTTCGCGCAAGAATCTTTCGCGGTTTGTAATTAGACTTTGCGTCGCATTCCATCCCTTGCGGATGATTTTTGCTGGTCTTGGCCGCGATATTGCCCGATATGGCGGGCAGCGCTCCGCATGGCTGCGCGCTGCCAACTATCGTGCGCGGAACCGCGAGGCACGTCGGAAGCTTTCCGGGGACGAAAGGTAAGTTGCCTTGCTGGCTTGGCGGGCAACACTTACATTACCGACGACAAAACCACGGCTTTGGGCCGCAGGGGACTTTTCTATGAACACCAAACATGCTCCCGTTCTCATCATCGGCTCCGGCCCGGCCGGCTATACCGCGGCAATCTACGCCGCCCGTGCCATGCTGAAACCGATGCTGGTCGCCGGCCTGCAGCAGGGCGGGCAGCTGATGATCACCACCGATGTCGAGAACTATCCGGGCTTTGCCGATCCTATCCAGGGTCCCTGGCTGATGGAGCAGATGCTCAAGCAGGCCGAGCATGTCGGCACCGAAATCGTCAACGACATCATCACCGAGGTCGACCTCAATGTGCGGCCGTTCCTCGCTACCGGCGATTCCGGCACGGTCTACACGGCCGATGCGCTGATCATCGCCACCGGCGCGCAGGCCAAATGGCTGGGCATCCCCTCGGAGCAGACCTTCATGGGCTTCGGGGTGTCGGCCTGCGCTACCTGCGACGGTTTCTTCTACCGCGGCAAGGAC
Protein-coding sequences here:
- a CDS encoding HAD family hydrolase; protein product: MAEGAVHPLAEPGLWIERVGSSSFPAGLPALFLDRDGTINVDTGYPDDPDDIVLRDEIAPAIEGANRQGIPVIVITNQSGIARGYFGWDVFATVNRRVLGLLAERNAAVDMVLACAYHEAGSGPLAVADHPMRKPNPGMLVEAARRLGIDLKRSLIVGDKPADMEAGQRAGLGRGWLVDGKGSMMGGLSVSPLCDAHDLDGLLAAIRAL
- a CDS encoding Lrp/AsnC family transcriptional regulator, with amino-acid sequence MPLKADLDAIDWKILRELQNDGRMTNVELSNRVGISAPPCLRRVRRLEEAGIIRGYRALLNAPALGMDVVAFCLIGLHHQADAELKTFAERTRGWPIVRDAWMVSGESDFLLHCVASDLGTFQTFVIEELASAPNVDTVRTALTIRRVKDEGLVAFPG